The following proteins are co-located in the Macadamia integrifolia cultivar HAES 741 chromosome 3, SCU_Mint_v3, whole genome shotgun sequence genome:
- the LOC122072897 gene encoding disease resistance protein RUN1-like, protein MERKREFGASSSSSSSIPRWNYDVFLSIFSQDDEKNKIIIDGLHEAFVENRIHTFRDGDEEEEEEEKLGGEREKRIEESRIAIVLFSIKYVCSISCLDELVKIVECRSSNGLTLFPVFCDVDPSHVRKQNGSLEQAFTSFEEEEEKEKVERWRAALTLVANLSGWDLHASTGQEAELIQKIVDNVVSIKRSRSPLNIASYLIGIDSRVARMLNSYIYRTSCEVRLIGICGISGLGKTTIAKAVYNGISHRFEGCSFLENVREVSKQPTGLIQLQEQLLSDVLMKKNFKISNVARGINVIKKRLQCKRVLIVIDDVDHSDQLNAFAIERDSFGMGSKIIVISRDEHFLNGAEVCDIYHPEELDSHESLRLFSWHAFNNNSPPVEYKELSKEIVGNVKGLPLALEVMGSLMLGKRSLPEWENTLAKLKSTLGDQIPKPLRLSFSDLDDTEKDIFLDIACFFIGMDKSYVSKILDGCDLFPVIGIRELIQRSLITIDIDNKLRMHDLLREMAKKIIHEESPEEPGRRTRLWSQEDVCDVLMKHKGTESVEGIMLNISQFEDIVCFHTEAFVDMHNLRLLHLNYVHLRGEYEHLPKKLRWLCWHGFPLKSIPANFDMEKIIVLHMENSSLEEVWKEIKLLKRLQILNLSHSRYLTKTPNFSEVTNLEELILEDCESLVEVHQSIGYLEKLIVLNLNNCHNLMKLPNSIGMLRSLEVLNLRGCSNQVQSTSWFSFPQRYFSSLIRTKHTSMLLPASFCGLCSLKSVNLNYCNLSEDTIPNDLWSLPSLKTLRLDGNRLCTLPDSIRLLSCLESLTLSNCSDLKLMTELPSSLKILDLGGCSTMEILPSNINDLSQLIFLNLEGCERLQSFPNGSTSSSTGVELKDTKSLKNLVMNYDYFCSRSDEISCLPTLWSLYLAGCERRSQTLPKLSASLFTLFVEGDTSTLLVNRGEIQSMITSHSVQAGIYNIEGCHHLGNTLRKNSIFQDIHREFQFWCTGSEIPEWMSHRNMESSVSFEVSSDCSDCKIQGLDVSAVFSAVEGPGNYSCYPVIWNKTKDIQWGPIPGLPQSTLPLRPGQDILLVRHITIRELLSFSIHKVGFGAHFEVGDQVEVSVEINGGHGGSLQVKKCGVLLVQCPDEEMNQLDDLSLIRYLSDPEDIERALLEYLMSHSEDDLVVDGEVSELVHIGEDERIKSDHNVESELVHVEEDERNKSDGQNEGVPAAGFTRRLRIGL, encoded by the exons ATGGAGAGAAAGCGAGAATTTGGTGCTTCGTCCTCGTCGTCTTCCAGTATCCCTCGATGGAATTACGATGTCTTCTTGAGTATTTTCAGTCAAGATGATGAGAAGAACAAAATCATCATTGATGGCCTCCACGAAGCTTTTGTTGAAAATAGGATTCACACCTTCAGAGATGGCgacgaggaggaagaagaagaagaaaagcttggaggagaaagagagaaacgaATTGAAGAATCAAGGATCGCCATAGTCCTTTTCTCAATCAAATACGTTTGTTCTATAAGTTGTTTGGATGAACTGGTGAAGATAGTTGAGTGCAGAAGCAGCAATGGTCTAACTCTTTTCCCTGTTTTCTGTGATGTGGATCCATCGCATGTGCGAAAACAGAACGGGAGTTTAGAGCAAGCGTTCACCAGTttcgaagaagaagaggaaaaagagaaggtgGAGAGGTGGAGGGCAGCTCTTACTTTAGTGGCTAATCTTTCTGGTTGGGATCTCCACGCTTCCACTGG GCAGGAGGCAGAATTAATCCAAAAAATTGTTGACAATGTTGTTTCAATTAAACGAAGTCGATCACCATTGAACATCGCTAGTTATCTCATTGGAATAGATTCCCGTGTTGCAAGGATGTTGAATTCATACATATATCGTACTTCATGTGAAGTTCGTCTCATAGGAATTTGTGGTATTAGTGGATTGGGTAAAACAACCATTGCGAAGGCTGTATATAATGGAATTTCTCATAGATTTGAAGGCTGCAGTTTTCTTGAGAATGTTAGAGAAGTCTCAAAACAACCCACTGGTCTAATTCAATTACAAGAACAACTCCTTTCTGATGTCCTtatgaagaaaaactttaaaATAAGTAACGTTGCTAGAGGAATAAATGTCATCAAAAAGAGGTTGCAGTGCAAAAGGGTTCTTATTGTTATTGATGACGTTGATCATTCAGACCAGTTAAATGCATTCGCTATCGAACGTGATTCATTTGGCATGGGAAGTAAAATCATTGTTATATCACGAGATGAACATTTTCTAAACGGGGCTGAAGTGTGTGATATTTATCATCCGGAGGAGTTGGACTCTCATGAGTCTCTCCGACTCTTTAGTTGGCATGCATTTAACAATAATTCTCCTCCAGTTGAATACAAGGAGCTTTCAAAAGAGATAGTTGGTAATGTTAAAGGACTTCCATTAGCTCTTGAGGTCATGGGTTCTTTAATGTTAGGAAAAAGAAGCTTACCTGAATGGGAGAACACATTGGCCAAACTGAAAAGTACTCTTGGTGATCAAATACCAAAACCACTTCGATTAAGTTTTTCTGATTTGGATGACACAGAGAAGGATATTTTCCTTGATATTGCATGCTTCTTTATTGGAATGGACAAAAGCtatgtatctaaaatactagATGGGTGCGATCTTTTTCCAGTTATTGGAATCCGTGAACTCATTCAAAGATCTCTTATTACAATTGACATAGACAATAAACTGAGGATGCATGATCTTCTTCGAGAGATGGCCAAGAAAATTATTCATGAAGAATCTCCTGAAGAACCTGGAAGACGTACAAGATTGTGGTCACAAGAAGATGTTTGTGATGTATTGATGAAACATAAG GGAACCGAATCTGTGGAAGGCATCATGTTAAACATTTCTCAATTTGAAGATATTGTGTGTTTTCATACTGAAGCATTTGTAGACATGCATAATCTAAGACTGCTTCATCTCAAttatgtacacctaaggggagaATATGAACATTTACCTAAGAAATTAAGATGGCTTTGTTGGCATGGATTCCCTTTGAAATCTATACCTGCCAATTTTGATATGGAGAAGATTATTGTTCTTCACATGGAAAATAGCAGCCTCGAAGAGGTTTGGAAGGAAATCAAg CTGCTTAAAAGGTTGCAAATCCTGAACCTTAGTCATTCAAGATACTTaacaaaaacccccaatttcTCAGAAGTCACCAATCTTGAGGAACTGATCCTTGAAGATTGTGAAAGTCTAGTTGAGGTTCACCAATCCATTGGGTATCTTGAGAAGCTTATTGtcctgaatttaaataactgcCATAACCTTATGAAGCTTCCAAATAGCATTGGTATGTTGAGATCTCTTGAAGTACTCAATCTCCGTGGTTGCTCGAACCAGGTGCAATCTACTTCATGGTTTTCATTCCCTCAACGTTATTTCAGCTCACTTATTAGAACAAAGCATACTTCTATGCTGCTTCCTGCTTCTTTCTGTGGTTTATGCTCTTTGAAATCAGTAAATCTCAATTATTGCAATCTATCAGAAGATACCATTCCTAATGATTTATGGAGCTTGCCATCGTTGAAGACCTTAAGATTGGATGGGAACAGATTGTGCACCTTGCCAGACAGCATTAGACTTCTTTCTTGTCTTGAATCACTTACATTGTCAAATTGTAGTGATCTCAAACTAATGACAGAGCTTCCATCAAGTTTAAAGATTTTGGATCTAGGAGGTTGCTCAACAATGGAAATATTACCATCCAACATCAATGATCTATCTCAACTTATCTTTCTTAATTTGGAGGGATGTGAGAGACTACAGTCATTTCCAAACGGTTCCACATCTTCTTCTACAGGAGTAGAACTTAAGGACACGAAGAGTTTGAAAAATTTAGTTATGAACTATGATTACTTCTGTAGTAGATCGGATGAAATAAGTTGCCTTCCTACACTTTGGAGCCTATATTTGGCAGGTTGTGAGAGGAGGTCTCAAACACTGCCAAAGCTTTCAGCAAGTTTATTTACTTTGTTTGTAGAAGGTGACACATCGACTTTGCTTGTCAATAGAGGGGAGATCCAGAGCATGATAACTTCTCATTCTGTACAAGCAGGCATCTACAACATCGAAGGGTGCCACCATCTGGGGAACACTTTGAGGAAGAATAGCATTTtccag GATATACATAGGGAATTTCAATTTTGGTGTACTGGAAGTGAGATTCCGGAATGGATGAGCCATCGAAATATGGAGTCTTCAGTATCCTTTGAGGTATCATCTGACTGTTCGGATTGCAAGATTCAAGGGTTGGATGTATCTGCTGTTTTTTCAGCTGTGGAAGGACCTGGAAATTACTCTTGTTACCCTGTGATCTGGAATAAAACCAAAGATATACAATGGGGTCCGATTCCTGGACTTCCACAGTCCACACTTCCACTTCGACCAGGTCAAGACATATTGTTGGTTCGCCATATTACAATTCGTGAGCTTCTGAGTTTCTCGATACACAAAGTTGGATTTGGTGCTCACTTTGAAGTGGGGGATCAAGTGGAGGTTTCAGTAGAAATTAATGGTGGCCATGGAGGAAGTTTGCAAGTGAAGAAATGTGGAGTCCTGCTGGTTCAGTGCCCAGATGAGGAGATGAACCAattagatgatttatcattgATCAGATACTTATCTGATCCAGAAGATATTGAGCGAGCACTGTTGGAATACTTAATGTCGCATTCAGAAGATGATCTTGTTGTGGATGGCGAAGTGTCAGAATTGGTTCACattggagaagatgagagaattaAAAGTGACCACAACGTAGAATCAGAATTGGTTCAcgttgaagaagatgagagaaataaGAGTGATGGCCAAAATGAGGGCGTCCCCGCCGCAGGATTTACCAGAAGATTAAGGATTGGCCTGTAG